One uncultured Flavobacterium sp. genomic window, GTGAGTAGCCGCTAGTTTTTCAGTAGTTTCTCTGCCTTCCATTACAAGTGGCATCCATTCTTTCAGTTTTTCAAAGTCAGAACTAAATTCCATTTGAGAAAAAATAGGATTGCTTTGTAATGCTTCAAATCTTTTTTTAAGATATTCCACATTTTTTTCGCCCCAAACAAAACTCATGTGAGGAACACTTTTAATAAAATTATCCGGAGATGGTACTTTATTTTCCTGGACTAGATAAGACCAGAATTGACGAGAAATCTCAAAAGATTCTGCTATACTTATTGCTTTTTTTGGATCAATACTTCCGTCAGCCTTTTCTGGAGTGTAATTTAACTCACAAAAAGCTGAATGCCCCGTTCCTGCATTATTCCACGCATCAGAACTTTCGGCAGCGGCAATATCTAATCTTTCATAAATTTCAATCTTTATGTCAGGTTGTAATTCTTTTAAAATTACACCAAGAGTGGCACTCATAATTCCCGCTCCAATCAGTACTACTTCACTATTAGAACGTATTGTTTCATTAGGCATAACAACTTTGTTTTTAAAGTGCAAAGGTACTTTTTATAATTGCAAAAAAAAACTAAAATTACATGATAAAAGTTATGTTTTTCTAAAAAATAAAAGGCTAGGGCTTTGAAAGTTAAAAAACCTAAAATCGTTTTGAAGAAAGATAATCCTGAAGCATTATAGTAGCCGAAATTTCATCAATTAATCCTTTATTCTGACGTTGTTTTTTGCTCAGTCCGCTATCGATCATAGTTTGAAATGCCATTTTTGAAGTAAAGCGTTCGTCTACGCGAACCACTTTCATATCCGGAAAAATATTAGAAAAATGAGTTACAAAACCTTTAATGATTGAAGCACTTTCTGAAGGCTGCCCATTCATTTGTTTAGGTTCGCCAATTAAAACTGCTTCGACTTTTTCTTTGGCAAAATAATCTTTCAAAAAATCGATTAAAGTATTTGTTGGAATCGTAGTCAAACCAGAAGCTATGATTTGCATTTCGTCAGTAACGGCAATTCCGGTACGTTTTTGTCCGTAGTCTATGGAGAGAATTCTTGGCATTTTTTGAATTTTTAAGCAAATTTACTCTAAAATAATTCTCTATGTTTTAAAACACCTATAATATAAACTATTTCTGATTCAGATTCAATTCTAATAATTATAGTATAACCTTTAAAAACATAATCTCTATACTTTTCCTCTTTAAAATAAATAGATTTTTTAAAGTGAAAAGGATTCACTAAATCTTTTTTAATGTTTTTAAGCAGATCTTTTTTAAATTTTCTCGCAGCAATTGGTTTATCTTTAGCTATATACTTTATTTGCTCTTTAAGTTGCAACACAAAATCTTCAGTAAAACTAACTTTCATATTTAGAAATCGTTTTTTCTAAGATTTCATCCAGCTCTTCAAACGTGTATAATTTTGCTGTGCCATTATCTATTTTAGCCGCGGTAGCTTCAAATTTCCTTTTATTTTTGATAAAATTAGGATCAATATAATTATTTTCTTCAACTATTTTTAATTCATCTGAAGAAAATGAACTTAATAATTTCAAGATTTTTTCTTTAATCTCCGGTTGAAATTCTAATCTAATCGCTTCCATAATACTTCCATTTATAATACAAATATAAACCTTTTCAATCTAATCTTATTTAGATTTAACTTTCTCATCAAAACTTAAATTCATTTAAAAAGTCTTTTTTTAATGACTATTTTAATTTCCCAATTCTTAACAACAAAGGAAACGTAACTTTCTGATCATTATTTTGCCAAGAAGCCTTCAAATCATCGTAAATTAAATCAATTGGATTCTGATTGTTCTTTGTAATATAATGCTGAACGGACGACCACGTATTCAAATATCCAATCAATGCTTCGAAAGTCCAAACAAACTGATTCTCGAACTTTTTACTTGGAATTTCTTCGAATGGAAACGGAATCGTTTCGTAATTTTCATCCAAATATCTTCGTTCAGCATCCCAATAAGAACCAACAATATTGTAGTAAAAGTTATTCAAAATTTTATCTGAATCCGGATCTGTCGAAAACAATCCGTAACCCATTACGGCAAAAATTCCGTCCGGTTTTAATACTCTGTAAATTTCTTTATAAAATACATCAAAATCAAACCAATGTATTGCTTGTGCGACAACAATTAAATCAAAAATCTTATCTTCAAAAGCAGTTTTTTCGGCAGCTTCTTTACTATAAATAACATTCTTGACCTGAATTGCATTATCAAGTTGTTTCTGACTTATATCTGTTGCATAAACTTTTTGAAAATAAGGCGAAAGCTTATGCGCTACCTGACCATTTCCTGTAGCAACATCGAGTGCAATTGATTTGTTAGAAACAAAAGAAATCACATACTCAATCATTTCCCGCGGATATTGAGGACGAAATTTAGAATAATCAACTGCTTGCTTTGAAAAATTATCTTTCATAACTCTCATTTAATTCTATCATAAAACTTAGTTCCTATCAAAGATATCTATTTTATATAAATAACATTCTAAAGAAAATCCTCAATTCAAGACCTTAAAAAATCCGTTTTGAAAACTCAAAACGGACTTTACCCAAATATTTGAAACTAAAAAAACAATTAAATTTATTTATTAAATAACCTTCTGAAAAAACCTCTTTCTTCCTCCTCTTCCCCTTCTTCTTCTACTGCATATTGAGCAAATTTTGGCTGACCTTTTTCATGTTCATAAATCAGCTCTTTAATATATTCGACATAAGTTCTCTTTTTTTCTTCGAGAAATCCAATCAAATATTTTTCACTAAACTCAACTCCGCTTGCGGCTTCAATTTGCAGAAGCTTTTTATATAAAGGAATAATATGTTGTGTGATTACTTCTTGCGGAACTGATTGTCTTCTTCCAAAATAATTCACAATTACACCGTTTTCATCTTTGGCAATTTCAAAATCAGTAATAACCCAATAGTATCTGCCTGATTTAGCTAAATTTTTTACAATCGCATGAAAGTTTTTGCCTGCTTTAAGATTTTCCCAAAGCACTTTAAAAATAACTTTTGGCATATCAGGATGGCGAATAATATTATGTGGCTGTCCCATTAATTCATAATCTTCATAACCTGAAACATCAACAAATGTCTCGTTTGCATATTCAATTATGCCAAACGCATTTGTTTTACTCATAATTACCTGAGTTTTGTCCCAAGAGACTTCTTTATCAATAACTGTAATTTGGTTTTGCAGTTGATTTTCTTGATTCATTTTTTACTGATTAAATGATTTGTTTTGGAATGGTATTTATGATTCTGCATCTAAGTTGTTCCGGAATCATGCCGCAAAATTAAAGAGAAGAAAAAATTCAGAATCTGATTTTTGTCATATTATGATATTAAAAAAACTTTTAGAATAGCTTTTTCTAGTGTTTTATAATTAAAAGCACGATTTTTTATTTATCAAATTAAAAACAAAATGTTATATATGTAACATTTTACGAAGGTTTTACTTTTTTGCTTTTGTCCAAATAAGTTATCTTTGCCAAAAATTAAATCTTATGAATTCTTTACAGACTATAATTGAACAAGCTTGGGAAAACAGAGCTTTATTACAAGAAACTACTACAACTGATGCTATTAGAGAAGTTATAGAATTGGTTGATGCAGGAAAATTACGTTGTGCTGAACCAGCTGGAGACAAATGGCAAGTAAACGAATGGGTTAAGAAAGCCGTTGTAATGTATTTCCCAATTCAAAAAATGGAAACATGGGAATCTGGTATTTTCGAATATCACGACAAAATGTTGCTAAAAAGAGGTTATGCTGAAAAAGGAATTCGTGTAGTACCAAATGCTGTTGCGCGTTATGGAGCTTATATTTCGAGCGGTGTTATTTTAATGCCAAGTTATGTAAATATTGGTGCTTATGTAGACGAAGGAACTATGGTTGATACTTGGGCAACTGTTGGTAGTTGTGCTCAAATTGGTAAAAATGTTCACTTAAGCGGTGGTGTTGGAATTGGTGGGGTTTTAGAACCATTACAAGCTGCTCCGGTAATTATTGAAGATGGTGCTTTTATTGGTTCTCGTTGTATTGTTGTAGAAGGCGTTCACGTAGGCAAAGAAGCTGTTCTTGGTGCTAACGTTTGTTTGACTGCTTCAACAAAAATTATTGATGTTACTGGTGATGAGCCTGTTGAAATGAAAGGTTTTGTTCCTGCACGTTCAGTTGTAATTCCTGGAAGTTACACTAAAAAGTTCGCTGCTGGCGAATTTCAGGTTCCATGTGCCTTGATTATTGGTACGCGTAAACCATCTACAGATTTGAAAACTTCATTAAATAATGCACTTCGCGAATATGATGTTGCTGTGTAATGTGATGTAATTTTACATTAATAAATAAAAAGATCATTCTTCCTTGTATTATTACGAGAAAGAATGATTTTTTTTTTGCAAAATCACAAAAAAAAATTATATCATTGCATCGCTTTTTATAAGCAAAACTTATTCCTACTAAAAAAAGAGAAAATAAGAATCTAAATACTTGTCATGCTTATAGAAAGTAAAAAATTATCTGTAATTATATTAACTTATAATGAAGAATTCTACATTGCCGATGCGATTAAGTCTGTTGCATTTGCTGATGAAATAATTGTTTTAGATTCATATAGTACTGATTCGACTGCTAAGATTGTTTCAGATCTGGGAGCTAAACTTATGTTTAGAAAATTTGACAACTATAGTAATCAAAGAAACCATACCATTGAATCTGCAACTGGAGAATGGATTCTTTTTTTGGATGCCGACGAAAGAGTTTCGACAGAACTACAAGAGGAAATTCTAAAAACTATTAATTTAAACAAATGCGATGCATATAGAATTTGGTTTCCGCACTTTTTTATGGATCGTTTCTTATTTCATTATACTGATAAAGTAACCCGTTTAATAAAAAATGATAATATTCGTTTTGAAAATGAAGTCCATGAAAGATTAGTTCTAAAATCGAAACCTCCCGTATTAAAAAATTACATGATACATTATACTTATAAAGGTTTATTTCATTTTATAAGTAAAAAAGACCAATATGCATGGTTTCAGGCAAAAATGTCTGTAAAAAAAGGGAAAAAGACAACCCTACTTTTACTGTTCTTTAAACCATTTTACCGTTTTTTCCATACTTATTTTATAAAAAGAGTTTTTCTTGATGGAGTTCCGGGACTAGCAGCGGCATCAATCGATGCTTATGGCGTTTTTTCACGATATGCTAAAATGGTATTGCTCGAAAAAAATTTAGAATAATTTTAATTTACCAAATCTTATTTTTAATCGAAAAACCATTAAACTATCTAAACCTTTAATATCTATACGTTTAATCTCATAATTATCCTTAAACGGAAATGTATTTGGACGATTACCAATTTTTAGCCCAAATTTCATTTTGTTTTCCTTAAGTAAGCTTTTGAAATCTGCTTTTTCTTTACTTTCCTTAGGATAATTTCCGTAAGGATAAGCAAGTGCCGGATATACATTAAGATTTTGATTTTTTATTTCTTCTTCACATTTCAAAAAATCCTCTTGTATCTCCGAAAGGCTTAATGATTGATATCTCTCGTGTTTATAAGAATGATAGCCTAGTTCAATTATTTCAGATGGCAATTGTTTTAATTGCTCAATTGTCATTATTTTTTGTGCCTGTTCTCCTGTAGCTTTATTCCATAAATCTGTTTTTCCAATGTATTGAAATGGGATAAAAAAACTGGCTTTTAGCTTAAATTTTTCTAATAAGGGCAAAGCATAAATTAATTGATTTTCTGTTACATCATCAAAAGTAAGAACAATACTTTTTTTAGGAATAGTTCCCATTCTGTCTAATTCTTCAAAATGAAATGTTTTGTAACCGTTATCAATTAAATATTGAAATTGTCTTTCTAAATTTTGTACCGAAACTGTCAACTTATT contains:
- the ruvX gene encoding Holliday junction resolvase RuvX, whose protein sequence is MPRILSIDYGQKRTGIAVTDEMQIIASGLTTIPTNTLIDFLKDYFAKEKVEAVLIGEPKQMNGQPSESASIIKGFVTHFSNIFPDMKVVRVDERFTSKMAFQTMIDSGLSKKQRQNKGLIDEISATIMLQDYLSSKRF
- a CDS encoding type II toxin-antitoxin system RelE/ParE family toxin; protein product: MKVSFTEDFVLQLKEQIKYIAKDKPIAARKFKKDLLKNIKKDLVNPFHFKKSIYFKEEKYRDYVFKGYTIIIRIESESEIVYIIGVLKHRELF
- a CDS encoding class I SAM-dependent methyltransferase, which encodes MKDNFSKQAVDYSKFRPQYPREMIEYVISFVSNKSIALDVATGNGQVAHKLSPYFQKVYATDISQKQLDNAIQVKNVIYSKEAAEKTAFEDKIFDLIVVAQAIHWFDFDVFYKEIYRVLKPDGIFAVMGYGLFSTDPDSDKILNNFYYNIVGSYWDAERRYLDENYETIPFPFEEIPSKKFENQFVWTFEALIGYLNTWSSVQHYITKNNQNPIDLIYDDLKASWQNNDQKVTFPLLLRIGKLK
- a CDS encoding PAS domain-containing protein, encoding MNQENQLQNQITVIDKEVSWDKTQVIMSKTNAFGIIEYANETFVDVSGYEDYELMGQPHNIIRHPDMPKVIFKVLWENLKAGKNFHAIVKNLAKSGRYYWVITDFEIAKDENGVIVNYFGRRQSVPQEVITQHIIPLYKKLLQIEAASGVEFSEKYLIGFLEEKKRTYVEYIKELIYEHEKGQPKFAQYAVEEEGEEEEERGFFRRLFNK
- a CDS encoding 2,3,4,5-tetrahydropyridine-2,6-dicarboxylate N-succinyltransferase, which produces MNSLQTIIEQAWENRALLQETTTTDAIREVIELVDAGKLRCAEPAGDKWQVNEWVKKAVVMYFPIQKMETWESGIFEYHDKMLLKRGYAEKGIRVVPNAVARYGAYISSGVILMPSYVNIGAYVDEGTMVDTWATVGSCAQIGKNVHLSGGVGIGGVLEPLQAAPVIIEDGAFIGSRCIVVEGVHVGKEAVLGANVCLTASTKIIDVTGDEPVEMKGFVPARSVVIPGSYTKKFAAGEFQVPCALIIGTRKPSTDLKTSLNNALREYDVAV
- a CDS encoding glycosyltransferase family 2 protein, whose translation is MLIESKKLSVIILTYNEEFYIADAIKSVAFADEIIVLDSYSTDSTAKIVSDLGAKLMFRKFDNYSNQRNHTIESATGEWILFLDADERVSTELQEEILKTINLNKCDAYRIWFPHFFMDRFLFHYTDKVTRLIKNDNIRFENEVHERLVLKSKPPVLKNYMIHYTYKGLFHFISKKDQYAWFQAKMSVKKGKKTTLLLLFFKPFYRFFHTYFIKRVFLDGVPGLAAASIDAYGVFSRYAKMVLLEKNLE
- a CDS encoding polysaccharide deacetylase family protein translates to MSKLPILMYHNVCQSDSDSNKLTVSVQNLERQFQYLIDNGYKTFHFEELDRMGTIPKKSIVLTFDDVTENQLIYALPLLEKFKLKASFFIPFQYIGKTDLWNKATGEQAQKIMTIEQLKQLPSEIIELGYHSYKHERYQSLSLSEIQEDFLKCEEEIKNQNLNVYPALAYPYGNYPKESKEKADFKSLLKENKMKFGLKIGNRPNTFPFKDNYEIKRIDIKGLDSLMVFRLKIRFGKLKLF